In the Drosophila biarmipes strain raj3 chromosome X, RU_DBia_V1.1, whole genome shotgun sequence genome, one interval contains:
- the LOC108024262 gene encoding 27 kDa hemolymph protein translates to MNKYGMMAICLLAALGALLLEVRASPAATGSSTTRLEPSQLGGLTAQFLPPEYRNTNVTTEDIKRMYREKCKKVNGADNATFYDEIEKAATKMSSCISGVANLTALQEEMDLAKPKGDLDTVFHKYCLKAPEAEACVKEFNEKAQHCLTADEKRHQETVTRIGAALLQFACSRGGDQMALFIAEQGPECLDANKEAINHCLNQSFHQYIPKDGQVPDLMSSPELLFSPTHCVDLQRFESCVIHHLEQCTEITPANIVQSIFRFVKNETDCQAWMDARANEKPVLLAASTNNTAAGLTYSVAGPLLGATMLLMRP, encoded by the exons ATGAACAAGTACGGCATGATGGCCATCTGCCTGCTGGCCGCCTTGGGCGCCCTGCTCCTGGAGGTTAGGGCCAGTCCGGCGGCCACCGGCTCCTCCACCACCAGGCTGGAGCCAAGCCAGCTGGGCGGTCTTACGGCCCAGTTCTTGCCGCCCGAGTATCGCAACACGAACGTCACTACGG AGGACATTAAGCGAATGTACCGCGAGAAGTGCAAGAAGGTAAACGGAGCGGACAACGCGACCTTCTACGACGAGATCGAGAAGGCGGCGACCAAGATGAGCAGCTGCATCAGCGGAGTAGCCAATCTGACCGCCCTGCAGGAGGAGATGGATCTGGCGAAACCTAAGGGCGATTTGGACACCGTGTTCCACAAGTACTGCCTGAAGGCCCCGGAGGCGGAGGCCTGCGTCAAGGAGTTCAATGAGAAGGCCCAGCATTGTTTGACCGCCGACGAGAAGCGCCACCAGGAGACGGTGACCCGTATCGGAGCGGCTCTTCTGCAGTTCGCCTGTTCGCGTGGTGGCGACCAGATGGCCCTCTTCATTGCCGAGCAGGGGCCGGAGTGCCTGGACGCCAACAAGGAGGCCATCAACCACTGCCTTAACCAATCTTTCCACCAGTACATTCCCAAGGATGGCCAAGTTCCGGACCTGATGAGCAGCCCCGAGCTCCTCTTCTCGCCCACCCACTGCGTGGACCTGCAGCGCTTCGAGTCCTGTGTCATCCATCACTTGGAGCAGTGCACAGAGATCACACCCGCCAACATAGTTCAGTCCATTTTTCGCTTTGTGAAGAACGAGACCGACTGTCAGGCTTGGATGGATGCCCGTGCCAACGAGAAGCCCGTCCTGCTGGCGGCCTCCACTAACAACACCGCGGCTGGACTCACCTATTCCGTAGCCGGCCCTCTGTTGGGCGCCACAATGCTCCTGATGCGCCCCTGA
- the LOC108024084 gene encoding uncharacterized protein LOC108024084 has protein sequence MSTSYTRLFRVLFVIIFLKLLFLLALYLHSYDGVSRFRRRQQVDIFDELLVDRREKPSLEKRLEWIREEMPSFPLEELLAREKRAFPPVTCGPAPDLLNIDFHNTYWQRAINGNLTYYLFAAYYDERETVPEAPLVRLLAMVNQHQDQAFKYPEIFCQFWFEGRANPVMVPVSEHKVMWPFGHAPRRYYPTFLSCPIPEEEYQREVPKMVSLVAKKCDMARNLLRVVFEVDEPKSTGGPLANTTTSSSSASATDPKFVVCVKAMDFPYEDKSWRLIEWLELMRLLGAQKVVLYDAQMHANMTRVVKDYLVTSPGFVELRKMSLGRGEPHVPPHFHHYAMMADGFNRILNEMIPYNDCFYRNMYKYDYVGVFDIDEVIMPLGNHTTWPELVKLARIVPDYESRTPADCTEWVSFCFRNVYYPRYPERPKVYKNLSSSFYMLQHVERVREHCNRGAAAKCLHDTRFAVGLHNHFTFFHTEEAACAAKSVPIEFAQMQHYREPDTKSLLIDPIVDASIWRFQPQLQARVEERYRRLGFLPSDQQLEETLEKRRRLDELQLKEAVGRA, from the exons ATGTCGACGAGCTACACGCGCCTGTTCCGTGTCCTGTTTGTGATCATCTTCCTGAAGTTGCTCTTTCTTTTGGCCCTATATCTGCACAGTTACGATGGTGTTTCTCGATTCCGGAGGCGCCAGCAAGTGGATATATTTGATGAGCTGCTGGTAGATCGGAGGGAGA AGCCCTCTTTGGAGAAGCGTTTGGAGTGGATTCGCGAGGAGATGCCCTCGTTTCCGCTGGAAGAGCTTCTGGCCAGGGAAAAACGGGCTTTCCCCCCGGTGACCTGTGGACCTGCCCCGGATCTGCTGAACATTGACTTCCACAACACCTATTGGCAGAGGGCCATCAATGGCAACCTCACATACTACCTATTCGCAGCCTACTATGACGAAAGGGAGACGGTGCCGGAGGCTCCACTGGTTCGTCTTTTGGCCATGGTTAACCAGCACCAGGACCAAGCCTTCAAGTACCCCGAAATCTTCTGCCAATTTTGGTTCGAAGGCAGGGCCAACCCGGTGATGGTTCCTGTTTCGGAGCACAAGGTGATGTGGCCCTTTGGCCATGCCCCCCGACGTTACTACCCAACGTTCTTAAGTTGTCCCATTCCGGAGGAAGAGTATCAGAGGGAGGTGCCTAAGATGGTTTCCCTAGTAGCCAAAAAATGCGATATGGCAAGAAATCTTCTGAGGGTGGTGTTTGAAGTTGACGAACCCAAAAGTACGGGAGGACCCCTGGCGAacaccaccacctcctcttCGTCTGCGTCAGCCACCGATCCCAAATTTGTGGTATGTGTAAAGGCTATGGATTTCCCGTATGAAGATAAATCCTGGCGTTTGATCGAGTGGTTGGAATTGATGCGCCTGCTGGGCGCCCAGAAAGTGGTTCTCTATGACGCGCAGATGCATGCGAATATGACGAGGGTGGTCAAGGACTATCTGGTCACAAGTCCCGGTTTTGTGGAGCTGCGCAAAATGTCCCTGGGCAGGGGGGAACCGCACGTCCCACCCCATTTTCATCACTACGCCATGATGGCGGATGGTTTCAATCGAATCCTGAACGAGATGATACCGTACAACGACTGCTTCTACCGGAACATGTACAAGTACGACTATGTGGGTGTCTTCGATATCGACGAGGTGATAATGCCCCTCGGAAATCACACCACCTGGCCGGAATTGGTAAAGCTGGCACGGATAGTGCCGGACTACGAGAGTCGCACGCCGGCCGACTGCACGGAGTGGGTGAGCTTCTGTTTCCGCAACGTCTACTACCCGAGGTATCCGGAGCGCCCGAAGGTCTACAAGAACCTGTCCAGCTCCTTCTACATGCTGCAGCATGTGGAGCGGGTGAGGGAACACTGCAATCGCGGGGCGGCAGCCAAGTGTCTGCACGACACCCGATTCGCCGTTGGACTGCACAACCACTTCACCTTCTTCCACACCGAGGAGGCCGCCTGCGCCGCCAAGTCGGTGCCCATTGAGTTTGCCCAAATGCAGCACTACCGCGAACCGGATACCAAGTCCCTGCTGATCGATCCCATTGTGGACGCCAGTATCTGGAGATTCCAGCCCCAGCTGCAGGCTAGGGTGGAGGAGCGGTACCGAAGGTTGGGTTTCCTGCCCAGCGATCAGCAACTGGAAGAAACTCTGGAGAAGCGTCGCAGGCTGGATGAACTGCAATTGAAGGAGGCAGTGGGTAGAGCCTAG